From the genome of Pseudomonas migulae:
CCGCAACCTGTCGTTCGCCTTGCTGACCCTCGCTGGGGTGCTGGTGATTTTGCTGGCGGTGATCATCATTCCGTCCAGTTACCTGGCGCAGGTGCAGGGTTATCGCCCGGTGCAGACCGCACCGATCATGCTGCTGGCAGCGTTGCCGCAGTTGATCGCGCTGCCATTGGTGGCGGCGCTGTGCAACCTGCGCTGGATCGATTGCCGCTGGGTGCTGGGGATCGGCCTGAGCATGCTGGCGCTGTCGTGCATCGGCGGTTCGCAGCTGACGTCAGTGTGGATTCGCGACGATTTCTACGTGCTGCAACTGCTGCAAATCTTCGGGCAACCGATGGCGGTGTTGCCGTTGTTGATGCTCTCGACCGGCAGCATCAGCCCGATGGAAGGGCCGTTCGCGTCCGCCTGGTTTAACACCGTGAAAGGCCTGTCGGCGGTGATCGCCACGGGCGTGATCGACGCGCTGACCACATCGCGGCTGCACTTTCATTCCACCATGTTGGTGGACCGTCTGGGCAATTCGCCGCTGGCCGACAGAGACAGCGCGGGGCTCGCCCATCGATTGCATGAGCAGGCCGTAGTGCTGACCGCATCGGACCTTTATCTGTGCATGACCGGTGTCGCCCTGGCGCTGATCCTGCTGATTTTCTGGCTGCCGACGCGGATCTATCCGCCGCGTGCACCGACTTGATTGCTCCACTGAAACAGAAGGTTTTTATGACGACTCAAACAACGAAAAAAGTCGCCGTGGGCGTCGCCGCCCTGGTGGCGGTCGGCGTGCTGGTTTATCTGCTGGCGCCGGGGATGTTCGGCAAACGCACACAACAGAACACCAATGACGCCTTTGTCTCCGCGGACTTCACCCTGGTGGTGCCTCGTGTGGCCGGATTCATCAAGGACGTGCTGGTGGAAGACAATCAGCAGGTCAAGGCCGGGCAATTGCTGGCGCTGATCGATGATCGGGATTTGCGCGCCGCTGCCCAGGCCGCCGACGCCGAAACGCTGGTGGCGCGGGCGCAGTTGCAAAATGCTCGTGCGACCCTTGAGCGCCAGACATCGGTGATCGCTCAGGCCCAAGCCACGGTCGTGTCGGCCAAGGCAGAAATGGCATTCGCCGAACATGAATTGAATCGCTACAACCACCTCGCCGGCGTTGGCGCGGGTACGGTGCAGAACGCTCAGCAAGCCCGCACGCGTATCGATCAGGCCACTGCCCGGTTGGCCAATGCGACCGCGGTGTTGGCGGCGGAACGCAAGCAAGTGGACATCCTCATCGCCCAGCGCGATGCGGCAGACGGTGGATTGAAGCGGGCGCAAGCGGCGCTGGAAATGGCCAGCTTCGAGCTGTCCTATACGCGCATCGTCGCGCCTCAGGACGGTATGGTCGGCGAGCGCGCCGTGCGTGTCGGCGCGTATGTCACGCCGGGCAGCAAGTTGCTGGCGGTGGTGCCGCTGACGCAGGCGTATGTGGTCGCCAATTTTCAGGAGACCCAACTGACCGACGTGCAACCGGGGCAGCGTGTGCAGGTGCGCGTCGACAGCCTT
Proteins encoded in this window:
- a CDS encoding HlyD family secretion protein, which encodes MTTQTTKKVAVGVAALVAVGVLVYLLAPGMFGKRTQQNTNDAFVSADFTLVVPRVAGFIKDVLVEDNQQVKAGQLLALIDDRDLRAAAQAADAETLVARAQLQNARATLERQTSVIAQAQATVVSAKAEMAFAEHELNRYNHLAGVGAGTVQNAQQARTRIDQATARLANATAVLAAERKQVDILIAQRDAADGGLKRAQAALEMASFELSYTRIVAPQDGMVGERAVRVGAYVTPGSKLLAVVPLTQAYVVANFQETQLTDVQPGQRVQVRVDSLGGEALRGRVESIAPATGVTFASIKPDNATGNFTKVVQRIPVKIILDPGQVLAERLRVGMSVEASIDTADNGEHEVAQR